TCACTCGAATCAACTGCCAGGGCAAAACCTACATTTTCAAGGTGGgaaatactgtatatgtataatTCAACTCTAACATGTGGGACATTTGATTGGTataaacatttacatgtatgtgTTTTGTTGTGAATGTTATTACCTTGACTCAGAATGGATAAGGTGCTTAGAAGACACTGCTTATCAGAGGGAAACTGTGTTGCCAGTTTTGTGCTTCTGATTGTTCTAAATGTTTACAGGAGCAGAGTACAAGTGTTAACCGTGAAATTATCCGCTACATCACAACACCGACAAAAAACAATCAATGCTGATCAAAGGTAATGTTTTCATCACAGAGAAATCAGTACTGGAGGTTTGATGATGGTGTATTGGATGAGGACTATCCCAGAGACATTACTGTGGGCTTTACTAAGATTCCAGACAACATAGATGCCGCCTTCGCCATGCCAGCCCACAGTCACCATGGCAAAGAGAAGGTGTACTTCTTCAAAGGTCTGGACACATctgactttttttttaaagcaggaAAAAAAGACAATTTATATTTAAAATGTGACTATTGAAATACACCACAGCTATATCACACATCATTTCTAACTTTAACTGACAATGAGGTTATTAATTGTTTTTGTAATTTCTTTCTCCATAAACTGTACAGTCAAAGcattataaatatattttttacatataCAACCAGAATTGTATTAGATTTACTATAATAGTAAATACGTAATTACatcctgtgtatctgtgttttcTCAGGTGACCAGTACTACCAGTATGAGTTCCTCCACCAGCCAACTCACGAGGAGTGTATCAGTATGTCAGAGAGGTCCCCCTCCACCATCTTCCAACGCTACACCGATGTGTACTACAACAACTGGGAATCCTTTTACCATGAGCTCTTTGGAGGCAGTGAGTCATTTTTTGTGTCTATCCTTCTGTGTACATGGTTAAACAACAGAGTTTGTGTGAATATGCTTTTTTACTCATATCAGCAGCTTAATGTCTTACTTTCAGCTGTAGACTTGTAGTGTACATTCTTCTCCATCTTTTCTCATCCCCTCAGAGCCCATCCGTCATGATGGGCACCATTTCATCAACAAGGACTGGGTCGGCATCAAGTCACCTGTGGATGCTGTCATGGGGGGCAGGATCTATGTTGCCCCATGGGTCTCTCCCCCTGGTCGCAATGACCGACGCCCAGAGGGCAACTACCGCCCCAACCAGCAATGGGGGCAACAGTGGGGGCAACAACGGGGGCAACAGTGGGAGCAACAACAGGGGCAACAGTGGGGTCACCGCAGGCAAAACCGATCCCCTTTCTGGGAGTCTATGGCTGAAAGAGGAATGGACATGGGTCAGGGCTTCGCTGAGAGAGGTATGGACATGGGCCAGGGCTTCGCTGAGAGAGGTATGGACATGGGTCAGGGCTTCGCTAAGAGAGGTATGGAGAAGGGGCAGAGGCTGACAGACCCGGAGATGGCGATGAGGGAGATGTTGGGGAGCGACTTGCGTCAGGAGCAAGActgggaccaggaccaggaccgaCGGAGAGATTACGATTATCGCAGACACTATGAGAGCGAAAGCTATTACTCCAGATATCCCACTGCAGAAAGACACTACTGGGAGCTCGTACGCAAGGGCCAGCCCCTGCAGAGCGTCTACTTCTTCAAAGCAGGTAATGAGATGCAAAAACCCCCACTTTGGATATATTTATATGAGAATGTATTTGTGGATGGGTTAAGGCTTATAGTCattttatgtgttttttagtGTCTGGGTTATTTAGTCTTTAGGATTGATTATTTTCTAGTATGGAGGGGGTTTCGGTCGGTAAACTCAGCCGGGAATGGAGTTCTACTGACAATAATAATCAGTATAGTACATGACATTAATCGCTATTGTGCAATCACCAGGAAACAAACACATTGGAAATAACCTGAAACCCCTGTTGTTACAacttctttgtgtctgtgtttcccaGATAAATACTACAGAGTGGATTTGAAGACCAAAAAAGTCGACTTTGCAAACCCCCCATATCCCAGATCCATTGCTAAGTACTGGCTCAGCTGCCCTGAAAACACAAAGGCAGAAAAGAAATAGTTTCTAAGGGGGAGATTTTATTGTGTGTTCATTTAATCCATTAGGTACTGTGACTATGCTATGTTGTCTTTACAATTTGATTGAAACATTTACAACTGTATATATATAGGATTTCTTTTTGATGAAAGATCTTAATCTTGATTGTCATTGGGATAATACCTATCTCTTCACAAAGACTGCATTACCCATAATGCCCCTGTGCATAAGTAACGCAATGTCAATAAACATGCTTGTATCTGAGGCTATGCAGACTTTACAGCTTACCTACACAAACCCATCAACCTCACAGCTAAGCACCCAATCGTTAATCATAAATCATAAAAAGTCCAGATGGCTGTCATCCATTCCGTGGGGTCTTGGTCTACTCTCCATCATCCATTTGAAACCATGTTTGGTTGTGCCCATGTTGTTTTAAAGTACACGTGAACTTTTCTATTTATTGTATACAACAATTTAATTGTATACAACAATCAAAACAACCTATTCGGTaacagaaaaaatatatacatcttGTCATATATGTGTTGAAACATGAAAATGAGAcacatgtgttttttttctataaGCCAAATAGGTAACAAACGTTGTATTAAATTGACTGAAATATTTGACGACGTAAGACACCAATGCTCAGccttttcttctgtttttcaAGTCTTTAAAACAGTTTCTGACCAAAATACTGTCGAGGCAGTAGCGTCGTTATGAATTGTTTATCAGAACATTCTCATAACTGGGCTCATTTTCCACATTGACCACCAGGCCCTGGTTAGCAATGACCTCACTCAAACTAACAGCGTCCGTAACAGGTCCCACTGTCAGGTACCCACTCTCACTCTGTTCCAACCCAGCATCAGCGCCCTCCAGCTTGACCTCTTCACCTCTTACATCCGGCCCAGCCACCGACACCACTTCCGGCACGCGCTTTAAAATGGAGGAAAGCGGCCTTTTGGGAGTGGCGCCATCAGGTGGCGGATTGTCAGTGGAGCCTATTGTTCCAGAGGAGCTGGGTTGTGTCAACTTTCTCCTACTGGGCTTTCTCATGGTCACCTCTGCTACCACTGGGGTCCCCTGCTCCCAAACGCTAGCCCGGGTGCCCAGTTTCCTCCTGGGGGGCTTGGTGATGACCTCCACCCCTTTGGTCTTGGGCCTCCCAATCTCctggtctttctgtctctggagGCTGCCTAGCCGTCGTAGCATGGCCTGAACGGGACCTTCAGAGGTGGGCTCCACTTTAGATGTGGGCCTGCCAGTCTTACCCACAGTCACATACACAGTGGTGATCTTATCTGTGCCTGGGTCTACCTCGTGAGCATCGGTTGCTGGCGTTGGTGTTTGAGCCTTGATGGCAGCAGCATTCGACATGGTGCGTCTTCGCCCGACCGCTCCAGGGACTTGAAGGGTGGAGCAAGAAGGGGTGGAGCTGTACCTTTCTGTGTCAGAGTCTTCCCCTCCATCGCTGTTGGACCCCTGGTTGTCCAACATGCCACTTTTGTCCTCACCCATCAGCCCCCCATCAGCTAAGCTGTCTTCCCCtggtttccctcctcctccctgggcttGGAGAGCAGAGAGCACCAGGGCCCCCCAGGCCGTCTTGGGCTTGGTGCGGGGGGCCCCGGGGCATGCCAGGTCCTGGGTGGAACCACGACGCTCCTTGGGGCTGAAGCGTGTGCCCTCTGCGAAAGAGACTGAGGGCCTCTTTGACTTGGCGATGCTGGAGGTGCGAGGGATGGCAAAGGGCAGGGACATGTCTTCACTGCTAAAGCCAGATGGATCAAGGAACATGTTGCACTTGGAGCTCATCTCCTGGAACTCACCTCCCACCATCGATGGGATGtctgtcagaaagagagagaaagaaaggcaggTTATGTGAGGTtttaagagatggagggaaaaagGAGCTAAAAGCCAGATTTCTGTTTAATGCTGttttgaaaaagaaaacattaCTATCTACCAATAAAGGGCAGAAGGGGATTAGACTTCCCATGTACTGCAGTCCATATGAATGACTCACAGTCACGGTGATGTATGCAAAAGGAGTTGATGCATTTTGTGTTGAATTCCCGTCATTCAGGAAAGTCTTCATTACCTTCCCTGGGTGGGACACAGTAGAGtgcctccccttcttcctcatcGCTATCGAAGGACGAGCCCTCTGTGACCCAGCCCGAGGACGGAGGCTCAATAAAGCTGTGGTTAAAGTTCAACTCCGGATCATGGTGAGAAACTGGAGAGAGATAAAATGCTCTGAAAGCTCATATGTCATCTCTAAACTATATCCAATACACCATTAAGGCAAAACATAATTTTATGCAGAACATTTGTATAAAATCCTCATAATTCTATGTTATCCATAATTGTAATGTTCTCTCTGTAAACCTTTCGTGAGATTTTATAAAGTTCCATAAGGGAATATGACATGACATTAAGCTATAGCTGGGAGTCTCACCTGTGACTCTGGGCAGGCCTGAAGACCAGACAGAGATGCAGGGCACGGCTGAGCTCACGTTGGCCAGGACGTTGTACACATGGTGTTTCATACGAGAAGAAGAAGTAACTCCATCAGCTACGTTTACCCTGAACAACCATAGTGAGATTGGGGAGTCAGGaaacagtgtgtttgtttgtgtggggaCAGATTCATTCAAGTTTGATGTAGACCTGTCTTTGCCATCTGCGGGCCCTCCAccacagcagcaacaacagaaaACCAGGGCCAGTATCAGCAGCAGCAGGGGGACCAGCAGGCCTGCAATGAGAGCCCCAcggccacctgacacacacagaggcccaaGCAGACACACGATTAAAAACCTGTTGTGCACAAACACTCATCAACAGAAGGGTACCGACGAGTGCATACACATGAATTGACTAATCAGTGCAAAcaaacagaggcacacacacatataaacacacacacacaatacacttcATAAAGAAAAGCATGGATGCACAAGCACCCAGGAGCATACTGTGTGGACAGGCGCCTGTGGTTGGATGGCAGGTGACATCCTCTCCACAGTTACACTCCGAAGAGCAGTTGAGGCCATACCGGTGATCAGGACATGTGCTGTTACAGCTGGCCCCataacacagagagaaaagtaCAATCAtgaccttttcttttaaaatggtatttgtatatgtatgtgtcctCCATttcaaatacacatacacacttacgaacacacactgtacaaacaGTCGAAAAATGAAACATAAAACAACAGGCTTGCAGATAGAGTAATGCATGTTTTTAATTTGAatgatctttgtgtgtgtgttcttttaaTAACACGTTCTGGTGAAAATGTAATGAGTGATTTCTGTTTGCAGAAACTGAAttttcacctctctccctgGAAGCCAGGCTTACAGACACATCTTCCCGTCACATGATCACAGTGGCCATGGAAACAGGGGCTGCACAGGAAGCGGCAGGCATCCCCAAACGTCCTGTCAGTACAGGGCTGGTCACAgctgcaggcaggcacacaATGAAATGAACGAAATAGCAAGTATTTCTTTTTAGACCAAAATAATTTCCATTATCAAATTTTTTCCCCAAAAAATGACAGAAATTGTAGTATTTAAAGTCAGAAGTAtcaaagttgcttcctctaatgctacattcacacactcacttagGTCCAGTCCAACCTGGGTCGCAACGCCAACACTTCCCTGTTGTGGGGTCACATGGTTCACTGTTCCTACAATGAGGGCACTTCTCCTGACACTGGTCACCATAGTGACCGTACGGGCACTTGATGTTGCACCGTGTGCCATTCCATCCAGACTCACAGGCAACACATGTCCCATCAACAACAGAGCACGGCTGGCCACCTTTACAATGACCACAACtagaaatgagagagaaagaaagagaaagagattacAGATAATTATTCAAATTGGGAAAGGAAAACTCAAACACAAAATAAGCCAGGAAACCACAGTCAAATCCAAACAACCAACAACACACAGCTCTAGTCTGAGTGACAAAAACGTACTTTAGTAACAAAGAATCTGTGTAAAGTGCACTGATTATATAATTCCAAACACATGCGCTTACTGATTTACCTTAACTTACCTGAGTTTACACCTGCTACCATACTCCCCAGCATCACAGGGCATGTTACAGTACTCGCCCTTATAcccaggcaggcacacacagtcCCCACTGTTAGGGTCACAGTTGCTGTGTTCCATATCGCAGTTGCAGTGCCGGTCACATGCTGGCCCCCACCAGCCAGACTCGCACTCACAGGTGCCCATCCTCTGTTGGCATGGCGAAAGATAGCAATGGCAGCGCAGGGCGCATTTTTGTCCCCAGTACCGAGGGGCACACTGGCACCCGCCTGTCAGCTGGTCACAGGTGCCACCCAGGGCATTCTGCGAACACTGACATGTCTTGGCACATGTGGGTGTCCACCAGCCCTCATCACAGGTGCAGTTGCCATAGACTGGGTTACACTGTCCGTGGCGGGCACACTTGCAAGCGTACTGGCACAATGGGCCCCACCGGTTGGGGAGGCACGTGCACTCACCAGTGACAGGGTCGCAGTGCCCATGTGGGTAGCATTGGCATACCTTGCGACAGTCTGGTGCCCAGAATTCTGGTGGGCAGCCTACAGGAATAAATAAGATTGTTGAGGGTACAGCAACACAAAAACATTGGAACATGCAAATAGCAAATATTTATTTGACAAATTGATGTACTCTCTACACCAAATAATTTGTTgctttctatttttctctcaaCAAGAGGCACAAGAAATGTTGAGGAATAATGGCCTGTCCTGTAGTGAAGTGTGGTAAAGCTGCCTCTACCTACCATAAACTGAAAAAAAAGGCTCAGCTATTTCTGACTTTACAGCTCAGGGTGTTTGGTTCATAGCTATCTTGGTGAGATGTTTTCAGTCTAAACTCACGTGTCTTGCAGTTGGCCCCGTAGAAGCCCGCCGGACAACGACACACTCCCGGGTACACGCAGATCTCATCTTTTTCACAGGTTTGCTCGCCCTCACAGACAGCTGAACACAATACAGATACAATACAGAATTCAGGGTTCAGAGTTCATAAATCAGGTCAGACCAACACACGGTCAGACACATTAAAGGGCAACAACATACATTTGAGAAAATGTAGAAGAGTAAATTATTTTTAGGCCACTGATACTCACGTATCGtgcactcctctccttcttgtcTCCACCCATTACAACATACAAGGGTGGAAGGGTCTCTGTTGGTAGAGAAGGAAAAGATACACTACTGTAAAATACACTATATCTTGACCTCAAGTCAATAAACTCATTAAGTCAAAAGAGAGGGAATTCTTTATAAGGTGCTATGAGAGAAAGATTGGATGAAATTAGAGCTGCCATACCTGAGATCCTGGCAAACATTCTTTCCTGAAGGGTCCAGATTTTGTGCAGAGAGGTTGCAGCAGAGCAGTATTCCAAGACTTGTCAGAAGAAGGTCCATTTCCACACCAGAACCAGATCTGAATCAGTCCTCACAGGTCAGACCAGAGCAAGACTAACAAGTACGTTAGTGTCCACAATATCCAAACCAAGTCGTGTTTGTTCTTTTTAGTTCCTCAATCACCAAGTCCAAGTTTAGGACAGGTTGTATTTCTATTTTCCTACCCCCACCAATCTCTCTCTGCTTTACCTTcaactcctctcttcctcctccttcttctccttggcTTTCTCTTGCATGCTGTAGTTGGTCAGTGGTCTGGTGAGTCCGGTTTGGTCCAAACCCCTGGATTTCCTCCACCAGCTTCCTGGGGATGTGAGGGTCATTTCCTCCTATTCAATCAGACACTGGCTTTTTAAATACCGGACCACAATCTAAGATTCTGGGAAAAGGTAAGCAGCAATAGTCATCGATCAACTTGTGTTTTTCAGATATTATTTGATCTTATAATTTCAGAGATCAGAAACCTTATTTTGCCAATATACAAAGACAGTACACATTTCTCAGGAGTTTCACAACTTTATTTGGTTTTCATAGTACAACAGCTTGTTGTTTAAAAATgcatgcttacaaaaataaaatgtacaaaAGTGTTGTAGGAAATCTGAGTGGGGCCCTCAGGCTACACCAGAAGCAAAAGTTTGAATGTCAAAAAAAGTCAGACAATTTAGACATGAAGTCCAAGTATCTTTAGCATATAGGTGAGAGGGCAAAGGGGTTCGAAAAATACAGTTGTGAAATGAAAATACTTTGTATGTACTTACTGCATGTGTTCACATATCGAGGGTTGGACAGTGAGAACATATACAAACCTtttcccacccaccccctctttcctcctagGAAAAAACAATTCCTCTTTAAGGGCAGTGACCAATCTACAGGGGCTAGTGTCTTAGtcttatgaacacacacacaagcagcaaACGCACGTATACCCATGACAACCACCTGAGATACCACCAAATTAATTATTTGTCAGCAGGTAGAAATTATTTAAAAGATTGTtgaaaggttaaaaaaatacaatgagATTAATAAAGTTTGGGACGAGATTTCAAAACATTTTATATCATACATTCAGGGTCAAGGACTGCAGTATAATCACAAATAAAGAACAGAAAAAAAAGGCAGTGTGTACCACAAACTGACTGATTGGATGATTGTGTATTGTTTGCAAGAAAGTAGTCTTGCTGAAACCAAGTCATGCTGAACACAACTGAGTTGATATTTCAAAGGAAATTACCTTTATCATAAGGTAAATACATGATTATTAACAGTTTGAGCTCATAAATGCCCTCTTGTGGCACAGAAGTATACCTACAGTTAATAATAATTTCTGTGGGGAAAGAATACATCATGGTATCAACTTTGGTTAATGATCATTGTTAAAACACCTATAAATACCATTATAAAATATAATACTTCCACATTTCTTTGTGGATTTATATGGCATGTACCATACTTTTCTATATCGAAAGATCCTTATCAATCCTGTACAACACAGTTGACACCAATGCAAGAAATTGATGGAGAGTATAACTTTTCAAAACCATTCCAGAGAAAAcccaaggaagagaggaggacagagaaaacATAAACACATTTGAAGAGGGGAacatcaaaaaaacaaaaacaaaaggggTACAACTAGAAAGTGGGAACACCTTTAGGTGTTCACTCCGGGCATTCAATTTTGCAAGACCCGCAATTCATGCTGTATACTGTGTTGgttttgcaacaaaaaaaacaacatgtacCACACATGATAATGTGCTACAGCTGACAAATAGCACTGTGGGTACACTAGAGGGCAAAGGTAAAATGGTCAGGAAGACAAATGTACATCAAGAAGGGTATGttgaggagggcgggggggtcaGGGCGATTGTCTGGGCTCTGTCTCGGCGTCCTCGGGGACGATGATTTCCCAGGAGGAGCTTGTGGCGGTCTGGTGGGAGGGGCTGCGGCTGCTGCCTGAGCGAGTCAGGAAGCCAAAGCTGAGAAACAATGGAGGAGTTGACAAacaaaggtcaggggtcagaaccGTCTGTCACCAGTCACAGATAAAATACAGGATGATGGCAGGTGACCCAGATAATGTGTTAGACACTGTCATAAGAATGTAATAAATGGTGTTGTTTGTCTACCCTTCATTAAGGTTCCTGTGGTTGTCCTTgcagaaaatatttgttcagAATAAAGCTGGGTGGAACCCCTTTCTTAttacacacatttcttgaaCATTGAAAAGTTATATGCCTCTATGTAAGGGTAAAGTGAGAGTTCATGCTGATGGAATCAGTCATGCGAGTTATGCTGAGGTATTTAGTAGAAAAACCTGCCTATCAACCaaacaaccaaccaaccaaccaacccatTGATTCTTATTTACCTTCGACCAATCAGAAGCCTTGGCATCAAGACTATGGCTGACACAGCTGAAGCTCATTGTTTTTAAGATTTACAGAATATAGCAGGCATTCCAGTCTAGACACATGCCTGTTTAAGTCTAATAAGGTCTTAACATGTTCATGTCACGCGCAACTAACACAGGTGCTTAGTATTGCTTGAAAGTGACCCTCAGATTATACTCTGGAACCGTTTCCACCAAAACAataaacacatactgtacatgctgtTAACACATGAATGTACAGTGACTTATAGGGTAGCAGCACTCACAGGTTTCTTATGCGAGACTCTGCAGGTTTCTCCTCAGCGCCATCTGTCTCTGTCCGGGCTTCTCCCCTCTCAAACAGTGGGCCCTTATCCTCCTCATCGCTGTGGAAACCAATCATTACAGGGAGacaatgtaagtgtgtgtttacatttctaCCGCATGTCTGACCGTGTCATTCATAAAAATTACTATGGCATGGGTCATTATTCTtaatttgtgtgagtgtgtgtgtatgtatgtatgtctcaCCTGCTGCAGTCGTCCACTGGAACACCCAGCATCTTGGCCTTAATAACTGTTCTCTGCTTCTTAATGGCAGACCGCATTGCATCCAACAAGAAGCCCGGGCACCTTTCATCATTTAAAATCTCccttcaagacacacacacacagatgaagaaaaacaaacaacaaaagtaACAAAAACTTTTAGCTGCCATCCCCCATGTGCGACCACAAATATTCAACCCACCTCTGGTAGTAGGCAAGTTCTTCCTGGACCAGGAAGAGGTTGGCCTTGAGCTCATTCCTCTCAGACAGAATCTCCCTGACCTCCTGCTTGGTGAAACAGGGCCTGTTTGGATCCTTCATGTCAATGATCATCTTGTCCGTCAGATCCAGCTGTGTCGTAGATGGACTGCCCTGTTTAAAACACACCATTTACCACACTTTTGAAACAATTGATTTTAACTGCTACAATGTAGAGAGTGCAAGGAGGGTCAAATGCTATAGTTATAGACTTGTGGACAACACTAGCGAATTATAAAGATCAAAGTTTGACAGTTATTGTATGGGAGGGAAGGTGGTGTCATGTTCCCAAGAATGACAACACAGTAGGGTGTCACAAACCAGCAAAACAAGGCAGTGAACACTGTTCAGAATACATGGTTAAGTTAGTATAGTTAGTAGTTAGTATAGTTAGTATTGTTAGACTTCTACACCACTATTCAAGACTTATGatccctatatgttgaatgtatgcactttccttccaaagtaaattccttgtctgtgcaaactttgaTGGCGTTTAAACCCCTTTCTAATTCTGAttctcattaacccttgtgttatcttcgggtcattctgacccatcagtcattgtgacccaccgtcgtattacgacaactttaccgcatacaaaaacaaagtgagtaattttcttttaaccgttgggctgtctcagaccccccacattgcgaaggttaaaagaaaatgctatttatttgtttttgtattgggtacaattgggtaaacacaacaatggttcgttgtgaacctttgggtcatgtgacccgaaggcagcacaagggttaagtgaatgTACCATGCTGAATGCCTATTTGCAATATATGCAATGTGAACACTTAAATAAACAtcatggctcattaaatcaacacactcacacaccactcctTACACAGCCCTCCTTACCGTGCCAGCAGCGCTGAGCGAGTGGGCCTTCTCCAGTTGGGAACTGAGGCGttctatctctttctgtttctccctcagGTCTGCCTCCATGTCGGCCTTCCTTTCCACGGCGCTCTTCACCTGCGCCTGCACTATGGTCTGCTTGTGTCTCAGCTCGCTGTTCATCTTCATGAAGCGCTCCAACTGCTCCTGGAGCTGGACGACACACGCACAGGTAAAGCACAGGTCCATAAAGGATACAGTTTACAGACAAGCACGTATAGATCCACAAACAAGGCCACAGGcacacgtggacacacacagacacacgggaGAGTGAATTGATTCATACACGTGTCGAGGTCAATGGAACTGCAAttgcaagcgcacacacacacaaatgaatgataggacacacacctacatgcaAATCAAACCGATGCAGCAACAGAGGGCATATGTTAGACCATAGCCACAGCACCCAAAAAGGAAGCTTTCCTTTCCTACACTCTAATCGAGACTCTTGGCTTAGCTGAGTAAaagcaaaagaaaacacagctGGTTCTGACAGTATGTAAAGCCATTATATCAGAttgaaagagaggagtggagcagTTGCCTAGACTTGTTCTTGTCTCTAAGGTGTGGTTCAGCTGACTGAAGTCATAACCATGACTATTTTTATGTCAGTGCCCTTCCCGGATTTGCTGAGACTCATGTGTCTCATCAACTGAAAGTAGTGTTTATGACACTAATCTTGTGGATGTTTCATCCTTTGTGTTTGTCCATACTGTGTACTCTGTGTAACACACATTCCCTATGTGTCAGCTGATACAGTACAttggattttgtgtgtgtgtgtgtgtgtgagtgcctgtgCATGCATTTATGAAAAAGCACAATGTCCATTGTTTTTGAAACTACCTAGAggtaataaaacattttaaaatactaAGATACCCAACAAATTCAGTAATAACCTCTGCATAACACATTGATGGCACACAGACTTTACAATAACCGTTGACCCATTATTAGAAagcaagtctgtgtgtgtgtctattcttACCGCTTCTACCTCTTTGGACACACTGGTGATTTCCTGTTGTTTGGCCCTCAGCTCATCTCTCTGCTTGTCCACCACCTCCTTCAGTTTCAGCATCACCTCCCGTTCCTGCCGCTGAACGCGGTCTAGAACACAGGAAACGTGATACAACATCACCACTATGGTCCTTCATGGGTCAACATGAAGACAACCGCATCATTTGTGATTTCTTCACTGTCA
The genomic region above belongs to Osmerus eperlanus chromosome 11, fOsmEpe2.1, whole genome shotgun sequence and contains:
- the scarf1 gene encoding scavenger receptor class F member 1, giving the protein MDLLLTSLGILLCCNLSAQNLDPSGKNVCQDLRDPSTLVCCNGWRQEGEECTIPVCEGEQTCEKDEICVYPGVCRCPAGFYGANCKTRCPPEFWAPDCRKVCQCYPHGHCDPVTGECTCLPNRWGPLCQYACKCARHGQCNPVYGNCTCDEGWWTPTCAKTCQCSQNALGGTCDQLTGGCQCAPRYWGQKCALRCHCYLSPCQQRMGTCECESGWWGPACDRHCNCDMEHSNCDPNSGDCVCLPGYKGEYCNMPCDAGEYGSRCKLSCGHCKGGQPCSVVDGTCVACESGWNGTRCNIKCPYGHYGDQCQEKCPHCRNSEPCDPTTGKCWRCDPGWTGPNCDQPCTDRTFGDACRFLCSPCFHGHCDHVTGRCVCKPGFQGESCNSTCPDHRYGLNCSSECNCGEDVTCHPTTGACPHSGRGALIAGLLVPLLLLILALVFCCCCCGGGPADGKDRVNVADGVTSSSRMKHHVYNVLANVSSAVPCISVWSSGLPRVTVSHHDPELNFNHSFIEPPSSGWVTEGSSFDSDEEEGEALYCVPPREDIPSMVGGEFQEMSSKCNMFLDPSGFSSEDMSLPFAIPRTSSIAKSKRPSVSFAEGTRFSPKERRGSTQDLACPGAPRTKPKTAWGALVLSALQAQGGGGKPGEDSLADGGLMGEDKSGMLDNQGSNSDGGEDSDTERYSSTPSCSTLQVPGAVGRRRTMSNAAAIKAQTPTPATDAHEVDPGTDKITTVYVTVGKTGRPTSKVEPTSEGPVQAMLRRLGSLQRQKDQEIGRPKTKGVEVITKPPRRKLGTRASVWEQGTPVVAEVTMRKPSRRKLTQPSSSGTIGSTDNPPPDGATPKRPLSSILKRVPEVVSVAGPDVRGEEVKLEGADAGLEQSESGYLTVGPVTDAVSLSEVIANQGLVVNVENEPSYENVLINNS
- the rilp gene encoding rab-interacting lysosomal protein, producing the protein MESSCERNELTDDKNKEGCFERTCLTLTVDDVYEIAKLIGSEVEKLIDGYGKESALGLVPKIVKVLELLESYALRNNSLKSKEEELYKAFETLQVQQQKKRVLKENEDCNKNEIREVRQEEEQWRRRCEELQAQVLQLQGDNQELQSHLKGNHAQEDRVQRQEREVMLKLKEVVDKQRDELRAKQQEITSVSKEVEALQEQLERFMKMNSELRHKQTIVQAQVKSAVERKADMEADLREKQKEIERLSSQLEKAHSLSAAGTGSPSTTQLDLTDKMIIDMKDPNRPCFTKQEVREILSERNELKANLFLVQEELAYYQREILNDERCPGFLLDAMRSAIKKQRTVIKAKMLGVPVDDCSSDEEDKGPLFERGEARTETDGAEEKPAESRIRNLFGFLTRSGSSRSPSHQTATSSSWEIIVPEDAETEPRQSP
- the vtna gene encoding vitronectin a; translation: MSTSHYIPILKRNSMKLGLILLLATLATAFAAEESCMGRCENGFDAQKSCQCDSMCRYYKSCCLDYETACRMRTRGDTFVFAEDDEESLDSTPTPVATINHTPTVDSGYSGHQRGPRRHDSVVAFSTTPATQASPVTKATTVPTAIKVPDTQKESRSPQDPTTDSHVRPNIPTTGKSHIKVNVPTTEKDPRREILLRPNLATPEPTTAPVTTTERVTTTKAPDPDAEACSGRPFDSFMQMKNGSIYAFRGEYFFVLDEKSVLPGYPKLIKDVWGIKGPIDAAFTRINCQGKTYIFKRNQYWRFDDGVLDEDYPRDITVGFTKIPDNIDAAFAMPAHSHHGKEKVYFFKGDQYYQYEFLHQPTHEECISMSERSPSTIFQRYTDVYYNNWESFYHELFGGKPIRHDGHHFINKDWVGIKSPVDAVMGGRIYVAPWVSPPGRNDRRPEGNYRPNQQWGQQWGQQRGQQWEQQQGQQWGHRRQNRSPFWESMAERGMDMGQGFAERGMDMGQGFAERGMDMGQGFAKRGMEKGQRLTDPEMAMREMLGSDLRQEQDWDQDQDRRRDYDYRRHYESESYYSRYPTAERHYWELVRKGQPLQSVYFFKADKYYRVDLKTKKVDFANPPYPRSIAKYWLSCPENTKAEKK